A window of the Sporosarcina sp. FSL K6-2383 genome harbors these coding sequences:
- the dtd gene encoding D-aminoacyl-tRNA deacylase yields the protein MKVVLQRSGPATVRVEGEVTGSIDKGYVLLVGITHDDTEEDAAYIAQKIAGLRLWEDAEGKMNHSILEVGGAILSVSQFTLYGDVKKGRRPSFIEAARPEQALPLWEAFNRKLELQGLHVETGVFGAMMDVELINDGPVTIIIESK from the coding sequence ATGAAGGTTGTGCTGCAAAGATCGGGTCCGGCTACTGTACGAGTGGAAGGGGAAGTGACGGGCTCGATTGACAAGGGCTATGTTTTACTTGTCGGCATTACCCACGATGATACCGAAGAAGACGCTGCCTATATCGCGCAGAAAATTGCAGGTCTTCGATTGTGGGAAGATGCGGAAGGAAAGATGAATCATTCTATCCTTGAAGTAGGTGGAGCTATTTTGTCAGTGTCGCAGTTTACATTGTACGGTGATGTTAAAAAAGGGCGTCGGCCGAGCTTTATAGAAGCAGCAAGACCTGAGCAAGCATTGCCGCTATGGGAAGCATTCAACCGTAAGCTAGAACTACAAGGGTTGCATGTTGAAACCGGTGTTTTTGGTGCTATGATGGACGTTGAGCTTATCAACGACGGCCCAGTTACAATTATAATCGAATCGAAATGA
- a CDS encoding adenine phosphoribosyltransferase, producing the protein MDLKEYVTIVPDYPKEGISFKDISTIMDNGQAYKYATDEIVKFAKEVGTDIIVGPEARGFIIGCPVAYALEVGFAPVRKPGKLPRETIEVEYDLEYGKDTLTIHKDAIKPGQRVLIVDDLLATGGTVGATVELVEKLGGVVAGCAFIIELSYLDGREKLQDYNMRSLITY; encoded by the coding sequence ATGGATTTGAAAGAATACGTCACGATTGTACCGGATTATCCGAAGGAAGGCATTAGCTTTAAGGATATTTCAACAATTATGGATAATGGTCAAGCATATAAATATGCGACAGACGAAATTGTGAAGTTTGCTAAAGAAGTAGGAACGGATATTATCGTAGGTCCTGAGGCACGCGGTTTCATCATCGGCTGTCCGGTTGCTTATGCGCTAGAAGTGGGCTTTGCTCCCGTTCGTAAACCGGGTAAATTGCCAAGGGAAACGATTGAAGTCGAATACGATCTCGAATACGGTAAAGATACATTGACAATCCACAAGGATGCTATCAAACCAGGTCAGCGCGTGCTGATTGTCGATGATTTACTGGCAACTGGTGGTACGGTGGGTGCAACTGTTGAGCTTGTTGAGAAGCTTGGCGGCGTAGTAGCAGGCTGTGCATTTATCATCGAGCTTTCTTATTTAGATGGTCGTGAAAAGCTACAAGACTACAATATGCGTTCGCTAATCACATACTAA
- a CDS encoding N-acetylmuramoyl-L-alanine amidase, whose translation MSKTNKCIIVVILFLSVFYATPTTYADADSVTVDTASLHIRSGPGLTYNVTGSLKKGAQIEVLSTSGDWLEIQNGNTTGWIASWLTKSTDFTAGSTTTIVSRVNQLNIRSAPAIGSAVLGRMSAGDEALMTKQDGEWASISYNGITGWVHTDYITQLVEQTVTPTTPKPIEQLAAADLFTVSVNALNVRKKADLSSKRVGLISRGETYSVEKVEGNWIQISFANDKLGWVYSFHGILSSNEPKTTDQTDSGTVTILSNGTNIRAGATTSSEIVTRANSGEKFTIVKKEDDWYEIALPAGESAFIAKWVVSTGDESVTGETITEQKTERVTGTLKGLTIVVDAGHGGNDRGTTGARGTDEKDITLLTSELLAAKLTAAGANVVMTREADTYVSLRKRVAVSSQVNADAFVSIHYDANPDPSVAGFTTYYTQPRQKALASSVNNGLASSVSLRNRGAQPGDFLVLRENRQNAILIELGFLSNATEERKMTTDMFREQATHGIYKGLLNYFDTTIE comes from the coding sequence TTGTCGAAAACAAACAAATGCATCATTGTAGTCATACTTTTCTTGAGTGTATTTTACGCCACACCAACTACATACGCCGACGCAGATTCAGTCACCGTGGATACAGCATCACTCCATATTCGTTCTGGTCCTGGACTCACCTATAATGTCACTGGCTCACTGAAAAAAGGAGCGCAGATAGAAGTCCTGTCAACCTCTGGAGACTGGTTAGAAATTCAAAACGGCAATACCACAGGTTGGATTGCTTCTTGGCTAACGAAGTCTACTGATTTTACAGCCGGGAGTACTACGACAATCGTCTCACGTGTCAATCAATTAAACATTAGATCGGCTCCTGCTATCGGCTCTGCCGTATTAGGACGAATGTCCGCTGGGGATGAAGCGCTCATGACGAAACAAGACGGTGAATGGGCTTCCATCTCATATAATGGCATAACAGGTTGGGTACATACAGATTATATTACACAGCTGGTCGAGCAAACGGTGACGCCGACTACGCCGAAACCCATTGAACAACTCGCAGCTGCTGACTTGTTTACCGTTTCGGTAAACGCGCTCAATGTGCGCAAAAAAGCAGATTTATCTTCCAAACGAGTTGGACTTATTTCACGTGGTGAAACGTATAGTGTGGAAAAAGTCGAAGGCAATTGGATACAAATTAGTTTTGCGAATGATAAACTAGGCTGGGTCTATTCATTCCATGGAATATTGTCTTCAAATGAGCCAAAGACCACAGACCAAACAGACTCTGGCACTGTTACCATTTTATCGAACGGAACGAATATCCGTGCTGGGGCAACGACTTCTTCAGAAATTGTCACCCGGGCTAATTCCGGTGAAAAGTTTACCATCGTCAAAAAGGAAGACGATTGGTATGAAATCGCCTTACCAGCTGGGGAGTCGGCTTTTATCGCCAAATGGGTGGTATCAACGGGTGATGAGTCTGTAACCGGAGAGACGATTACAGAACAAAAAACGGAACGGGTCACCGGTACGTTAAAAGGATTGACCATCGTCGTTGATGCGGGACATGGAGGTAATGATCGTGGAACGACTGGCGCACGGGGAACGGATGAGAAGGACATCACCTTACTTACTTCCGAGCTTTTAGCAGCTAAATTGACAGCCGCTGGTGCAAATGTTGTCATGACGCGTGAAGCGGATACCTATGTATCTTTAAGAAAGCGAGTAGCCGTTAGTAGCCAAGTGAATGCAGATGCGTTCGTCAGTATCCATTACGATGCTAACCCCGACCCTAGCGTGGCAGGCTTCACGACCTATTACACACAACCACGTCAAAAAGCACTCGCCAGCTCGGTGAATAATGGGCTAGCTTCCTCGGTCAGTCTACGTAACCGCGGTGCACAGCCAGGAGATTTTCTCGTCCTACGTGAAAATAGGCAGAATGCAATTTTAATAGAGCTTGGTTTTTTATCTAACGCAACTGAAGAACGGAAAATGACAACCGATATGTTCCGCGAGCAGGCAACGCATGGGATTTATAAAGGGTTACTCAATTATTTCGATACGACTATTGAATAA
- the recJ gene encoding single-stranded-DNA-specific exonuclease RecJ, producing the protein MIESMKRWTVERPDEQVVSVLTAELGLSSVQAKILASRGITNPVEAKALLHMDVSSMHDPYLLYEMNKAVELIKLAISNNKKIAVYGDYDGDGVTSVTVLMTALERMGADVLFSIPNRFTHGYGPNKELFLGLYEQGVSLIVTVDNGISGIDEIAYAKTLGLDVIVTDHHEIGSVMPPADVIIHPRHPDGAYPFGDLAGVGVAFKLACALLDEVPQDLIELVAIGTVADLVSLRGENRYFVKEGIKQMRVSKRPAIQALARIAGTEQAQLSEESIGFMIGPRLNAAGRLGDAAPAVHLLKTEDTVLATLLAKDLDALNKERQAIVAAISQEAEEFITSKYGEQIPYVFVIAAEGWNAGVVGIVASRITEKYYRPTIVLSIDPEKGIAKGSARSIVGFDMFAELSKNKEILPHFGGHQMAAGMSLALADVDVLRDNLNAQAEQVLTNEMLSPELIIDVPLSIDEIDVGALESLELLRPFGMDFQKPLYLLEKVSAATIRKIGAAKNHMKLELVSDEHILDAIGFSLGHLADELTPGIEVSVVGDLQVNEWNGNKKPQLLISDIRSDEWQLFDLRGMREPSRWLPSIPADGTLFVAFHEQTIHHFQSSLRGIAIHLVGQSQIGEADHLVLLDIPDDATQLEELFVTVNPQRVYAHFHAADSKYFDGLPGRDQFGWYYSFLKKREEFDMTKNGEQLTTHKAWKKDTVYFMSKVFSELGFVKIENGLVSVIETVGKRDLSEAPSYQERELQMELEKVLLYAPYMELKRWFDLIRNGTVDGEEQ; encoded by the coding sequence TTGATCGAATCAATGAAAAGATGGACAGTGGAACGACCGGATGAGCAAGTGGTAAGCGTATTGACAGCGGAGCTCGGGCTGTCATCTGTCCAAGCGAAAATTCTTGCTTCAAGAGGAATAACCAATCCAGTCGAAGCGAAAGCTTTATTACATATGGATGTATCATCTATGCATGACCCATACTTACTTTATGAAATGAATAAGGCGGTCGAACTCATTAAGCTAGCCATTTCTAATAATAAAAAAATTGCTGTCTATGGCGATTACGATGGAGACGGTGTCACGAGTGTTACGGTTTTAATGACGGCGCTTGAGCGCATGGGGGCAGATGTCCTGTTCTCTATTCCAAATCGTTTCACACATGGCTATGGGCCAAATAAGGAGCTATTTCTTGGGTTGTACGAACAAGGTGTATCACTTATTGTGACAGTTGATAACGGTATTTCTGGCATTGATGAAATTGCTTATGCCAAGACACTTGGACTCGACGTCATCGTCACAGACCATCATGAGATAGGCAGTGTGATGCCGCCAGCTGACGTTATTATTCATCCGCGCCACCCGGATGGTGCGTATCCCTTTGGTGATCTCGCTGGTGTAGGTGTGGCATTTAAACTCGCGTGTGCGTTGCTTGATGAAGTGCCACAAGATTTAATTGAGCTTGTGGCCATCGGAACAGTTGCGGATCTTGTGTCATTACGTGGAGAGAATCGTTATTTTGTCAAAGAAGGCATTAAACAGATGCGAGTGTCGAAGCGTCCGGCGATACAAGCGCTTGCACGCATCGCTGGCACTGAGCAAGCCCAGTTATCGGAGGAGTCAATCGGATTCATGATTGGACCGCGACTGAATGCGGCAGGACGTCTTGGGGATGCTGCGCCTGCAGTTCATCTGCTAAAAACGGAAGATACGGTACTTGCAACTTTATTAGCGAAAGATTTAGATGCATTAAATAAAGAAAGACAAGCCATTGTAGCCGCGATTAGTCAAGAAGCAGAAGAGTTCATTACCAGCAAATATGGAGAACAGATTCCTTATGTGTTCGTTATTGCAGCTGAGGGCTGGAATGCAGGCGTTGTTGGAATTGTTGCCTCCCGCATTACAGAGAAGTATTATCGTCCGACGATTGTGCTGTCGATTGATCCGGAGAAGGGTATTGCGAAAGGATCTGCTAGAAGTATTGTGGGCTTTGATATGTTTGCGGAGCTGTCGAAAAACAAAGAAATTTTACCGCATTTTGGGGGTCACCAAATGGCTGCTGGGATGTCACTTGCACTTGCAGATGTGGATGTTCTGCGTGACAATCTCAATGCGCAAGCAGAGCAAGTGTTGACCAACGAAATGCTATCACCAGAACTTATTATTGATGTGCCATTGTCGATTGACGAAATTGATGTGGGTGCTTTGGAGTCGTTGGAGTTACTGCGACCTTTTGGGATGGATTTTCAAAAGCCGTTGTACTTACTTGAAAAAGTATCAGCTGCAACTATCCGGAAAATTGGAGCGGCAAAAAACCATATGAAATTGGAATTGGTTTCTGACGAACACATCTTGGATGCGATTGGCTTCAGTTTGGGGCATCTCGCGGATGAGTTAACGCCTGGGATTGAAGTGTCGGTTGTCGGAGACTTGCAGGTCAATGAATGGAATGGCAATAAAAAGCCACAGCTATTAATCAGCGATATTCGGTCTGATGAATGGCAGTTATTTGACTTGCGCGGAATGCGCGAACCGTCGAGATGGCTCCCGTCAATTCCTGCGGATGGTACATTGTTTGTTGCATTTCATGAGCAGACCATTCACCATTTTCAATCTTCCTTGCGAGGTATTGCCATTCATCTAGTTGGACAAAGTCAAATAGGGGAAGCGGATCATCTGGTGTTGCTCGATATACCAGATGATGCTACACAATTAGAGGAGCTATTTGTGACGGTCAATCCGCAACGCGTGTATGCGCATTTCCATGCGGCTGATTCGAAGTATTTTGATGGTTTGCCGGGCCGTGATCAGTTCGGCTGGTATTATAGCTTCTTGAAAAAACGTGAAGAATTTGATATGACTAAGAACGGGGAACAACTAACGACACATAAGGCGTGGAAAAAGGATACAGTTTATTTCATGTCAAAGGTGTTTTCTGAGCTTGGATTTGTTAAGATAGAAAATGGTCTTGTTTCTGTAATCGAGACTGTTGGTAAACGAGATTTGTCTGAAGCGCCGTCCTATCAAGAACGCGAGCTGCAGATGGAGCTTGAAAAAGTATTGCTATATGCACCATATATGGAATTGAAACGATGGTTCGATCTGATTAGGAATGGAACTGTCGACGGGGAGGAACAATAA
- a CDS encoding lipopolysaccharide assembly protein LapA domain-containing protein, producing the protein MKFQWNLLLGLLFAIIIALFAIFNIEAVQVNYIFGAAELPLVLVILFSALLGAAVSGFVAMFRAVQSNHRVKELQKEITLKEQTIAAQQNEIAELQKHSTLPILELEKVSEPLTD; encoded by the coding sequence ATGAAGTTTCAATGGAATTTACTGTTAGGACTATTATTTGCAATTATTATTGCTCTTTTTGCTATTTTCAACATTGAGGCTGTACAAGTGAATTATATTTTTGGTGCAGCTGAGTTACCACTCGTTCTTGTCATCTTATTTTCAGCTCTACTTGGGGCGGCGGTAAGCGGTTTTGTTGCCATGTTTCGCGCCGTTCAGTCCAATCATCGTGTAAAAGAATTGCAGAAGGAAATCACGCTAAAAGAGCAGACCATTGCAGCGCAGCAAAATGAAATTGCTGAGCTACAAAAGCATTCTACTCTTCCTATTTTAGAATTAGAAAAGGTTAGTGAGCCACTCACTGATTGA
- a CDS encoding bifunctional (p)ppGpp synthetase/guanosine-3',5'-bis(diphosphate) 3'-pyrophosphohydrolase yields MAKNRDMTAEEIFSVVASYMNDEHVEFVKKAYEAAKSAHVGQYRSSGEAYILHPVQVAGILAELQMDPSTVAAGFLHDVVEDTDISREDIIRDFGEEVAMLVDGVTKLEKLKYKSKEEKQAENHRKMFVAMAQDIRVILIKLADRLHNMRTLKHVSEEKQRRVAAETLEIFAPLAHRLGISAIKWELEDIALRYLNPQQYYRIVNMMKRKRVERENYLENVMLQIKNEIGEMEISADLSGRPKHLYSIYRKMVIQKKEFNEIYDLLAVRIIVSSIKDCYAVLGIIHTLWKPMPGRFKDYIAMPKQNLYQSLHTTVVGPAGDPLEVQIRTEEMHKIAEFGVAAHWAYKEGKALTANPSDIDSKLTWFREILEIQNESSNAEEFMESLKFDLFSDMVYVFTPDGDVIELPAGSVPIDFAYRVHSEVGNRTIGAKVNGKMVPLDAELFTGDIIEILTSKQSFGPSRDWLKIAHTSQAKNKIRQYFKKQLREENVVKGREMIEKEIKAQEYDIKETLTPEGIKRVIEKFSFTSEEDMYAAVGFNGITAQQVVNRMAEKLRKEREQQDTIDKIVKDMKATPSDKMTESGVIVKGIDNLLIRLSKCCNPVPGDEIVGFITKGRGVSVHRLDCPNIMADDEESDRIIDVEWALGPADSKKEFLVDIEVSAFDRQGLLNEVMMVVADTKTPMVAVSGKADRDKIARINMTIKITDIAHLHRIVDRIKQIRDIYSVQRVIN; encoded by the coding sequence ATGGCGAAAAATCGTGACATGACGGCAGAAGAAATATTTTCAGTTGTCGCCTCCTATATGAATGATGAACACGTTGAATTCGTCAAAAAAGCATATGAGGCTGCGAAATCTGCACATGTGGGACAGTATAGGAGCTCAGGTGAGGCATATATTCTTCATCCTGTCCAAGTTGCGGGTATTCTAGCCGAATTACAAATGGACCCTTCGACGGTGGCAGCGGGATTCCTCCATGATGTTGTAGAAGATACGGATATTAGTAGAGAAGATATCATTCGTGATTTTGGTGAAGAAGTCGCGATGCTTGTCGATGGTGTAACGAAACTTGAAAAATTAAAGTATAAATCGAAGGAAGAAAAACAAGCGGAAAACCACCGTAAAATGTTTGTGGCAATGGCGCAGGATATTCGAGTGATTTTGATCAAACTGGCAGACCGTCTTCATAATATGAGAACGCTCAAACATGTGTCAGAAGAAAAACAGCGCCGTGTTGCAGCTGAAACGCTCGAAATATTTGCACCACTTGCGCATCGTCTTGGGATATCCGCCATCAAATGGGAGTTGGAGGATATTGCGCTACGTTATTTAAATCCGCAACAGTATTATCGGATTGTCAATATGATGAAACGTAAACGTGTAGAGCGCGAAAATTATTTGGAAAATGTCATGCTTCAAATTAAAAACGAAATCGGAGAGATGGAAATTTCTGCTGATCTTTCAGGTCGACCGAAACATCTGTATTCGATTTACCGTAAGATGGTCATCCAGAAAAAAGAATTCAATGAAATCTATGATTTGTTGGCTGTGCGCATTATCGTGTCCAGTATTAAAGATTGTTATGCGGTTCTTGGTATTATTCATACGCTATGGAAGCCGATGCCAGGGCGCTTCAAGGATTATATTGCCATGCCAAAGCAGAACCTTTATCAGTCTTTGCATACAACAGTTGTAGGACCAGCCGGTGATCCACTTGAAGTGCAAATTCGAACGGAGGAAATGCATAAAATTGCTGAGTTCGGGGTTGCCGCGCATTGGGCGTATAAAGAAGGCAAAGCATTGACGGCCAATCCAAGTGATATTGATTCGAAATTGACATGGTTCAGAGAGATACTAGAAATCCAAAATGAATCTTCCAACGCCGAAGAATTTATGGAGTCCTTAAAGTTCGATTTATTTTCGGACATGGTCTACGTCTTTACTCCAGACGGCGATGTAATAGAGCTACCAGCAGGTTCTGTTCCCATTGATTTTGCCTATCGTGTCCATTCTGAGGTTGGAAACCGTACAATCGGTGCGAAAGTGAATGGCAAGATGGTGCCGTTGGATGCTGAATTATTTACGGGCGATATCATTGAAATTTTGACGTCCAAGCAATCATTTGGACCGAGTCGTGACTGGTTGAAAATTGCACACACCTCTCAGGCGAAAAATAAAATTCGACAGTATTTCAAGAAGCAGCTACGAGAAGAAAATGTTGTCAAAGGCCGCGAAATGATTGAAAAAGAAATTAAAGCACAGGAATACGATATAAAAGAAACACTGACGCCCGAAGGCATTAAACGGGTTATTGAAAAATTTAGCTTCACATCCGAAGAGGACATGTATGCAGCTGTTGGATTTAATGGTATTACTGCTCAACAGGTCGTTAATCGCATGGCGGAGAAACTACGCAAAGAACGCGAACAACAGGATACGATTGACAAAATCGTTAAGGATATGAAGGCTACCCCGTCTGATAAAATGACCGAATCGGGTGTTATCGTTAAAGGAATTGATAACTTACTCATTCGTTTGTCGAAATGTTGTAATCCAGTACCGGGTGATGAGATTGTCGGATTTATCACGAAGGGGCGTGGAGTTTCAGTCCATCGTTTAGATTGTCCTAATATTATGGCCGATGATGAGGAAAGTGATCGGATTATTGATGTTGAATGGGCGCTGGGACCAGCAGATTCTAAAAAAGAATTTTTGGTTGATATTGAAGTATCTGCGTTTGACAGACAAGGTTTGCTAAACGAAGTGATGATGGTCGTTGCAGATACGAAAACACCAATGGTAGCGGTAAGTGGTAAAGCGGATCGCGATAAAATTGCACGTATTAACATGACGATTAAAATTACGGATATTGCGCATTTGCATAGAATTGTCGATCGGATTAAACAAATTCGTGATATCTACTCCGTGCAACGCGTTATCAACTGA
- the hisS gene encoding histidine--tRNA ligase → MKFQVPKGTQDILPSETWKWQRAEKIINEVCDVYRYKEIRTPIFEQTELFQRLVGETTDVVQKEMYTFTDKGDRSMTLRPEGTASTVRSFVENKMFGYADQPVKLFYTGPMFRYERQQAGRYRQFVQFGAEAIGSADPAIDAEVIALALDVYKRVGLTKLKLVINSLGDSECRVAHRAALIDHFNPHIGEFCGDCQSRLEKNPLRILDCKVDSANPLLASAPSLADYLNEASATYFADVKGYLDDAGIAYEVDTNLVRGLDYYNHTAFEIMSTSEGFGAITTLCGGGRYNGLAEEIGGPSAPGIGFAMSIERLLLAMAAEGVSFEAEPALDVYIVTLGESARRPGFKLLGELRAAGIRADMDYMDRKLKAQMKSADRLDAKNVIIIGEDEVTEGVVQLKNMMDSTQEKVPFTELIAKLIATLNV, encoded by the coding sequence ATGAAATTTCAAGTGCCAAAAGGAACGCAAGATATTTTGCCGTCTGAAACATGGAAATGGCAGCGAGCCGAAAAAATTATCAATGAAGTATGTGACGTTTACCGTTATAAAGAAATTCGTACACCGATTTTCGAGCAAACAGAATTGTTTCAGCGTCTTGTAGGAGAGACAACGGATGTTGTGCAAAAAGAAATGTACACTTTTACAGATAAGGGCGATCGTTCGATGACGCTACGACCAGAAGGGACAGCATCTACTGTCCGTTCGTTCGTGGAGAACAAAATGTTCGGTTATGCCGACCAGCCTGTCAAACTGTTTTATACAGGTCCGATGTTCCGCTACGAACGTCAACAAGCGGGACGTTATCGCCAGTTTGTGCAGTTTGGTGCGGAGGCGATTGGTAGTGCAGATCCTGCGATTGATGCAGAGGTTATTGCATTAGCGCTCGATGTCTATAAGCGTGTAGGACTGACGAAGCTGAAATTAGTCATCAACTCGCTTGGCGACTCAGAGTGCAGAGTTGCACATCGCGCGGCGCTTATTGACCACTTCAATCCACATATCGGTGAATTTTGCGGCGATTGTCAGTCGAGGTTGGAAAAAAATCCTTTGCGCATTCTCGATTGTAAAGTTGACAGTGCCAACCCCCTACTCGCTTCAGCCCCTTCATTGGCGGATTATTTGAATGAAGCGTCAGCGACTTATTTTGCGGATGTTAAAGGCTATTTAGATGACGCAGGGATTGCGTATGAAGTGGATACTAATCTTGTGCGTGGTCTTGATTATTATAATCACACGGCTTTTGAAATTATGAGTACTTCGGAAGGCTTCGGAGCAATTACGACGCTATGTGGCGGCGGACGATATAACGGGCTTGCGGAGGAAATTGGTGGACCTTCTGCACCAGGTATCGGTTTTGCGATGAGTATCGAGCGCTTGTTGCTTGCGATGGCAGCTGAAGGCGTGTCGTTTGAGGCAGAGCCAGCACTAGACGTCTACATCGTTACACTTGGTGAAAGCGCACGTCGTCCAGGCTTCAAGCTATTGGGAGAACTAAGAGCAGCGGGTATCCGAGCAGATATGGATTATATGGACCGGAAGCTGAAGGCGCAAATGAAATCTGCGGATCGCTTAGACGCAAAAAACGTCATAATCATCGGAGAAGATGAAGTGACGGAAGGCGTAGTCCAATTGAAAAATATGATGGATAGCACACAAGAAAAAGTGCCATTCACAGAACTAATTGCAAAATTAATAGCAACATTGAACGTATAA